The proteins below come from a single Gimesia alba genomic window:
- a CDS encoding DUF2784 domain-containing protein, producing the protein MNFHDTQFLYRLGADTTVVIHFAFVMFVLFGQILITIGVFSGWNWVRNFKFRVIHLVSILFVVAESLTGVICPLTTLEKWLRDQAGQASYQGDFIATWVHNALFMEAEPWVFTLCYSLFGLLVLITFFLAPPRRKPVQTPEKEV; encoded by the coding sequence ATGAATTTCCACGATACACAATTTCTCTATCGCCTCGGTGCGGACACGACCGTCGTCATTCATTTCGCTTTCGTGATGTTTGTCTTATTCGGCCAGATTCTGATTACGATCGGTGTCTTCTCTGGCTGGAACTGGGTACGGAATTTCAAGTTTCGGGTGATCCATCTGGTCTCAATTCTATTCGTCGTTGCTGAATCATTAACGGGAGTCATCTGCCCGTTAACCACACTGGAAAAATGGCTGCGCGACCAAGCAGGGCAGGCCAGCTATCAAGGTGATTTCATCGCCACCTGGGTCCACAACGCACTGTTCATGGAGGCCGAACCATGGGTTTTTACCCTCTGTTACTCCTTATTCGGCCTCCTCGTGCTAATTACCTTTTTTCTCGCCCCACCACGTCGAAAACCTGTACAAACACCGGAAAAAGAAGTCTGA
- a CDS encoding sensor histidine kinase, with translation MSPTGHQQLDHHDPEGGSVGGTPSRSGNHKTRLHLMRKVRSGRLRLPITLSVVLMVMNVALMVFWIILAAQIYWWTALAIGTVVFVLILVGLSLYLVLTIKEVRLSQRQSDFIDSVTHELKTPIASMKLYLETLQMRSLSEEKRGEFYSTMKTELERLDHLISQLLEVKRLDALGMETDPEDILVEPLIKHCARVECNRRQLEVDQIFEFDIEPAVIHTRRILLEMIFRNVIDNAIKYGGSKPEIQVQVRVSKGGRVITRVMDNGEGVDPEIRKDIFKIFYRGESELERRKTGTGLGLYIVRTLVHLLGGKVTVHDRLDQPGSVFAIDLPGRAES, from the coding sequence ATGTCACCAACAGGGCATCAACAACTCGATCATCACGACCCGGAAGGCGGTTCTGTTGGGGGAACGCCGTCTCGGTCAGGAAATCATAAAACCAGATTGCATTTAATGCGCAAAGTACGTAGTGGCCGATTACGGTTGCCGATCACATTAAGTGTGGTCCTGATGGTCATGAACGTTGCGCTGATGGTGTTCTGGATCATACTGGCAGCGCAGATTTACTGGTGGACTGCCCTGGCGATCGGTACGGTGGTGTTTGTGTTGATCCTGGTTGGTCTGTCTTTGTATCTCGTGTTGACGATCAAGGAAGTCCGTTTAAGTCAGCGACAGTCGGATTTTATTGATAGTGTGACCCATGAACTGAAAACGCCGATTGCTTCGATGAAATTGTATCTGGAAACGTTGCAGATGCGGTCGCTCTCCGAGGAAAAACGGGGCGAATTTTATTCGACAATGAAAACCGAACTGGAACGTCTGGATCACTTGATTTCCCAGTTGCTGGAAGTCAAACGTCTGGATGCACTGGGGATGGAAACGGACCCGGAAGATATACTGGTGGAGCCTTTAATCAAGCATTGTGCGCGTGTGGAATGTAACCGGAGACAGCTGGAAGTTGATCAAATTTTCGAGTTTGATATTGAGCCGGCGGTGATTCATACGCGGCGGATTTTGCTGGAAATGATCTTTCGAAACGTGATCGATAACGCGATCAAATATGGCGGCAGTAAGCCTGAAATTCAGGTACAGGTGCGCGTGAGTAAAGGTGGTCGTGTGATTACCCGTGTGATGGATAATGGTGAAGGTGTTGACCCAGAAATCCGCAAGGATATTTTCAAGATCTTTTACCGGGGAGAAAGTGAACTCGAACGACGCAAAACGGGCACGGGGCTGGGGCTGTATATCGTGCGGACACTGGTGCATTTACTGGGAGGGAAAGTGACCGTTCATGATCGACTGGATCAGCCGGGAAGTGTGTTTGCCATCGATTTGCCAGGGAGAGCCGAATCATGA
- a CDS encoding response regulator transcription factor codes for MKLLVVEDEQALAQGLKFNFEQEGYTVLTAEDGPTALNYFRDCYESDKDNVDLVVLDLMLPGMSGYEIAKEIRRIDEVVPILVLSARELSEDKAYAFDCGTDQYMTKPFALPELLSRVKNLLKRKSLVQPAPAPTKALPPLYHFGNVTVDFEAFEIEVDGERKSLTNLELRLLKYFIEHEGMVLTRSQILEDVWGEQSAFVTTRTIDNFVLRLRKLVESNPAEPVHIVSVRGAGYRFMPEEASE; via the coding sequence ATGAAATTGCTGGTAGTCGAGGATGAACAGGCACTGGCGCAAGGCTTGAAATTTAACTTTGAGCAGGAAGGTTATACTGTCCTGACTGCCGAAGATGGCCCGACCGCGCTCAATTATTTTCGCGACTGTTATGAATCGGACAAGGACAACGTTGATCTGGTTGTACTGGATCTGATGCTGCCGGGGATGAGCGGCTATGAGATCGCCAAGGAGATTCGCCGAATCGATGAAGTGGTTCCGATTCTGGTTCTGAGTGCCCGGGAGTTGAGCGAAGACAAAGCGTATGCGTTTGATTGTGGCACCGATCAGTATATGACCAAGCCGTTTGCGTTACCCGAATTGCTCAGCCGCGTCAAAAATCTGTTGAAGCGAAAAAGTCTCGTACAGCCTGCTCCTGCTCCCACGAAAGCGCTGCCGCCTCTCTATCATTTTGGTAATGTGACGGTGGATTTTGAAGCGTTTGAAATCGAGGTGGACGGCGAACGCAAAAGCCTGACGAATCTCGAGTTACGGTTGCTCAAATACTTTATCGAACATGAAGGTATGGTGCTGACCCGCAGCCAGATTCTGGAGGATGTCTGGGGCGAACAATCGGCGTTTGTGACGACACGCACGATCGACAATTTTGTGCTACGGCTACGCAAGCTGGTTGAGAGTAATCCCGCCGAGCCTGTACACATCGTTTCTGTGCGCGGCGCCGGCTATCGCTTCATGCCGGAAGAGGCTTCCGAGTAG
- a CDS encoding acyl-CoA desaturase codes for MSDLIQAPNYYNEGIMSSVILDQPAEKKTASSTQAVKSKKREEREQILAKFHKENLRWGNVDWVVLLWMAGIHIGAVAAFFFISWQAVVTCLVLHWATASIGICLGYHRYLSHKSFKLRAPAEFFVLLCGVLSGEGSPLTWAATHRLHHQKSDKHGDPHSPFEGTWWSHLLWLFVYRSKDINEKFAEHYIPDFKDRPMIQFFEKTYPLWLVASGFAMYGAGYAMGGNYMGWSMLLWGLCARMAFVYNSTWFVNSATHLWGYRNYETTDQSKNLWWVAIVAYGEGWHNNHHAHPSVAPAGHRKWEFDITWWSIKLLRAVGLAYDVNDRIPERNAEPEIDPEPGKNGIVVTK; via the coding sequence GTGAGTGACTTAATTCAGGCACCTAACTATTACAATGAGGGCATCATGTCGAGTGTCATTCTTGATCAACCAGCTGAGAAAAAAACAGCTTCGTCAACCCAGGCTGTGAAGTCAAAAAAGCGCGAAGAGCGTGAGCAGATCCTGGCCAAATTCCATAAAGAGAATTTGCGTTGGGGTAATGTGGATTGGGTGGTTTTGCTATGGATGGCCGGAATTCACATCGGCGCCGTGGCTGCCTTTTTCTTTATTTCCTGGCAGGCCGTTGTGACCTGTCTGGTTTTGCACTGGGCAACCGCCAGTATTGGCATCTGTCTGGGGTACCACCGTTATCTGTCACACAAATCATTTAAATTACGAGCCCCAGCGGAATTCTTTGTCTTGCTGTGTGGCGTGCTGTCCGGAGAAGGTTCGCCTTTGACTTGGGCTGCGACACACCGCCTGCATCATCAGAAATCAGACAAACACGGAGACCCCCACTCCCCTTTTGAGGGAACCTGGTGGTCGCATTTGCTGTGGTTGTTCGTTTATCGCAGCAAAGACATCAACGAAAAATTTGCAGAGCACTATATCCCCGATTTTAAAGACCGCCCGATGATTCAGTTCTTCGAAAAGACCTACCCCTTGTGGCTGGTCGCATCCGGTTTTGCGATGTACGGTGCCGGTTATGCCATGGGCGGTAACTATATGGGCTGGTCGATGCTGCTGTGGGGCCTGTGTGCCCGGATGGCCTTCGTTTACAACTCAACCTGGTTCGTGAATTCCGCAACTCATTTGTGGGGTTATCGTAACTATGAAACGACCGACCAATCCAAGAATCTGTGGTGGGTGGCGATCGTCGCTTACGGCGAAGGTTGGCACAACAATCATCACGCGCATCCTTCGGTTGCTCCTGCCGGTCACCGTAAATGGGAATTTGATATTACCTGGTGGTCGATCAAGCTGTTACGAGCTGTTGGACTGGCCTACGATGTCAACGATCGGATTCCTGAACGAAATGCGGAACCGGAAATCGATCCGGAGCCCGGCAAGAACGGGATTGTGGTCACCAAGTAA